Proteins from a single region of Gossypium arboreum isolate Shixiya-1 chromosome 1, ASM2569848v2, whole genome shotgun sequence:
- the LOC108482124 gene encoding transcription factor bHLH123-like isoform X1, protein MFVWLYIYNLRCSKSFSIILFNHKTPLKQASPSNRSFTIATVRQQLSFIAMADEFNTGTNWWDSSRTAGSSSSSSGLNNSFGWATEMVDIKAARSPMDSVSSVSGSSVVFHDNPKLQVGLGPDHHHHHHHHHHPPSDLQMMGLGLPSQAMDWNQALLRGDKSEVSFRSMLQDHNLNASNANYQHQQQETGGIGSSQLHWRDKMFTGDAGLKQIGRGFSLDQSQFSPHGSSSDSTVTCQSLPSSFQMDSSTALYGSPSTILQGLLGSENQPQQQQQQSSYENRSMNYQYGAAAPTSYGMNTNDQLLPNALSKVPQFLRSSPPKQQLHGQLHFSNNAPFWNPSAAAAASMTDHVRPGFFPSLQTQFQTGTFDEKPKNISEVRETSTVVKKSGNEPASTKRPRNEAPSTMPAFKVRKEKMGDRITALQQLVSPFGKTDTASVLSEAIEYIKFLHAQVSQVLSTPYMKNEATIQHPQQNPEKSKDPAEGPKQDLRSRGLCLVPVSSTFPLTNESPVDFWTPTFGGTFR, encoded by the exons ATGTTTGtgtggttatatatatataacctgAGATGCAGCAAATCGTTTTCTATCATTTTATTCAACCATAAAACCCCCCTCAAACAAGCCTCTCCATCAAACAGGTCCTTCACCATAGCAACTGTAAGGCAGCAGCTGAGTTTTATAGCCATGGCAGATGAGTTTAATACAGGAACTAATTGGTGGGATTCATCAAGGACAGCTGGTTCATCTTCTTCATCTTCAGGGCTTAATAACAGCTTTGGTTGGGCAACTGAAATGGTTGATATCAAAGCAGCAAGGTCTCCAATGGATTCGGTCTCATCAGTTTCAGGCAGTTCAGTTGTTTTCCATGATAACCCAAAGCTTCAAGTTGGACTCGGACctgatcatcatcatcatcatcaccaccATCATCATCCACCTAGTGATTTACAAATGATGGGTTTAGGACTTCCTTCTCAAGCCATGGATTGGAACCAAGCTTTGCT GCGTGGGGATAAGAGTGAGGTTAGTTTCAGGTCGATGCTTCAAGATCATAACTTGAATGCTTCAAATGCAAACTATCAGCATCAACAGCAAGAAACAGGTGGGATTGGATCGTCTCAACTTCATTGGAGAGACAAAATGTTTACTGGGGATGCCGGGTTAAAGCAAATCGGGAGAGGGTTTTCACTGGATCAATCTCAGTTCAGTCCCCATGGAAGTTCCAGTGATAGCACTGTGACTTGCCAGAGCTTGCCTTCTAGTTTCCAGATGGATTCTTCTACAGCTTTGTATGGGAGTCCCTCAACCATTCTGCAAGGGCTATTGGGGTCAGAAAATCAaccacaacaacaacaacaacaatcctCTTATGAGAATCGTTCAATGAATTACCAATATGGAGCAGCCGCCCCTACAAGTTATGGAATGAACACTAATGATCAATTGTTGCCTAATGCTTTGTCCAAAGTCCCACAATTCTTAAGAAGTTCACCTCCAAAACAACAACTCCATGGTCAGTTACATTTCTCAAACAATGCTCCGTTTTGGAATCCATCTGCAGCAGCAGCAGCTTCCATGACTGATCATGTTAGGCCTGGGTTTTTCCCCTCATTGCAAACCCAATTTCAAACAGGAACTTTCGATGAAAAACCAAAG AATATATCCGAAGTTCGGGAGACGAGCACTGTGGTGAAGAAAAGTGGAAACGAACCCGCTTCTACTAAAAGGCCTCGAAATGAAGCCCCATCAACGATGCCAGCTTTTAAG GTGAGAAAAGAGAAGATGGGGGACAGAATCACTGCACTCCAACAATTGGTTTCACCTTTCGGAAAA ACGGATACAGCCTCAGTGCTATCTGAAGCCATCGAATACATTAAATTCCTCCATGCACAAGTCAGT CAGGTTTTAAGTACCCCATACATGAAAAATGAAGCCACCATACAACATCCTCAACAG AATCCTGAGAAGTCCAAGGACCCAGCAGAAGGACCTAAACAAGATCTAAGAAGTCGAGGACTATGCCTAGTGCCAGTCTCCAGCACATTCCCATTGACAAATGAGTCGCCTGTGGATTTCTGGACACCAACATTTGGAGGAACTTTCAGGTAG
- the LOC108482124 gene encoding transcription factor bHLH123-like isoform X2, whose translation MFVWLYIYNLRCSKSFSIILFNHKTPLKQASPSNRSFTIATVRQQLSFIAMADEFNTGTNWWDSSRTAGSSSSSSGLNNSFGWATEMVDIKAARSPMDSVSSVSGSSVVFHDNPKLQVGLGPDHHHHHHHHHHPPSDLQMMGLGLPSQAMDWNQALLRGDKSEVSFRSMLQDHNLNASNANYQHQQQETGGIGSSQLHWRDKMFTGDAGLKQIGRGFSLDQSQFSPHGSSSDSTVTCQSLPSSFQMDSSTALYGSPSTILQGLLGSENQPQQQQQQSSYENRSMNYQYGAAAPTSYGMNTNDQLLPNALSKVPQFLRSSPPKQQLHGQLHFSNNAPFWNPSAAAAASMTDHVRPGFFPSLQTQFQTGTFDEKPKNISEVRETSTVVKKSGNEPASTKRPRNEAPSTMPAFKVRKEKMGDRITALQQLVSPFGKTDTASVLSEAIEYIKFLHAQVSVLSTPYMKNEATIQHPQQNPEKSKDPAEGPKQDLRSRGLCLVPVSSTFPLTNESPVDFWTPTFGGTFR comes from the exons ATGTTTGtgtggttatatatatataacctgAGATGCAGCAAATCGTTTTCTATCATTTTATTCAACCATAAAACCCCCCTCAAACAAGCCTCTCCATCAAACAGGTCCTTCACCATAGCAACTGTAAGGCAGCAGCTGAGTTTTATAGCCATGGCAGATGAGTTTAATACAGGAACTAATTGGTGGGATTCATCAAGGACAGCTGGTTCATCTTCTTCATCTTCAGGGCTTAATAACAGCTTTGGTTGGGCAACTGAAATGGTTGATATCAAAGCAGCAAGGTCTCCAATGGATTCGGTCTCATCAGTTTCAGGCAGTTCAGTTGTTTTCCATGATAACCCAAAGCTTCAAGTTGGACTCGGACctgatcatcatcatcatcatcaccaccATCATCATCCACCTAGTGATTTACAAATGATGGGTTTAGGACTTCCTTCTCAAGCCATGGATTGGAACCAAGCTTTGCT GCGTGGGGATAAGAGTGAGGTTAGTTTCAGGTCGATGCTTCAAGATCATAACTTGAATGCTTCAAATGCAAACTATCAGCATCAACAGCAAGAAACAGGTGGGATTGGATCGTCTCAACTTCATTGGAGAGACAAAATGTTTACTGGGGATGCCGGGTTAAAGCAAATCGGGAGAGGGTTTTCACTGGATCAATCTCAGTTCAGTCCCCATGGAAGTTCCAGTGATAGCACTGTGACTTGCCAGAGCTTGCCTTCTAGTTTCCAGATGGATTCTTCTACAGCTTTGTATGGGAGTCCCTCAACCATTCTGCAAGGGCTATTGGGGTCAGAAAATCAaccacaacaacaacaacaacaatcctCTTATGAGAATCGTTCAATGAATTACCAATATGGAGCAGCCGCCCCTACAAGTTATGGAATGAACACTAATGATCAATTGTTGCCTAATGCTTTGTCCAAAGTCCCACAATTCTTAAGAAGTTCACCTCCAAAACAACAACTCCATGGTCAGTTACATTTCTCAAACAATGCTCCGTTTTGGAATCCATCTGCAGCAGCAGCAGCTTCCATGACTGATCATGTTAGGCCTGGGTTTTTCCCCTCATTGCAAACCCAATTTCAAACAGGAACTTTCGATGAAAAACCAAAG AATATATCCGAAGTTCGGGAGACGAGCACTGTGGTGAAGAAAAGTGGAAACGAACCCGCTTCTACTAAAAGGCCTCGAAATGAAGCCCCATCAACGATGCCAGCTTTTAAG GTGAGAAAAGAGAAGATGGGGGACAGAATCACTGCACTCCAACAATTGGTTTCACCTTTCGGAAAA ACGGATACAGCCTCAGTGCTATCTGAAGCCATCGAATACATTAAATTCCTCCATGCACAAGTCAGT GTTTTAAGTACCCCATACATGAAAAATGAAGCCACCATACAACATCCTCAACAG AATCCTGAGAAGTCCAAGGACCCAGCAGAAGGACCTAAACAAGATCTAAGAAGTCGAGGACTATGCCTAGTGCCAGTCTCCAGCACATTCCCATTGACAAATGAGTCGCCTGTGGATTTCTGGACACCAACATTTGGAGGAACTTTCAGGTAG